ACATTATGAATTTTCAACTGCCTAGACAATTCACGCTGCCGACAATGCTAACTCCCTACGACGGGCTAGGGGATCCTAAGCAGCACATTAAAAAATTCCGATCTATTATGATTGTCAATGGAGCATCCGACCCCattttatgtcgttgttttccTTCCTTTTTAGATGGACCCGCACTTGACTGGTTTTGCTCTTTGCCTGCAGATTCTATTTCCCGCTTCCAGGAGCTAGCAAAGCAGTTTGAAGACCATTTTGCAGTGTCAGCAATTTACCTGCACGATTCCGACTATCTGAATACAATCAAGCAGGGTCCGCAAGAGAGTCTGAAGGATTATTTTACCCGTTTCACAAAAATCGCCATGCAAATTCCTGATTTACATCCAGAGGTCCACTTGCATGCAATTAAAAGCGGTCTCCGACCTGGCAAATTCCAGGAAACTATTGCAGTAGCCAAGCCAAAGACTCTGACCGAGTTTAGGGAGAAAGCCAAGGGGCAAATAGACATCGAAGAGCTTCGACAAGCGTGACGAGCAGAAAAGTCAGCGTTCATGAAAGACGATGACAAACCTCGGGAGAGCAAGAAAAATTTCAAGCCCGTGTCGCGTTACGAATCTTACACTCAGTTCAACACAAAAAGGGACGACATTATCAAGGAAATATTAAACTCCAAGTTCATCAAGCCACCCCGTAAGGCCGGCAGCTACCCGGAGCCAAAGAACGTAGATAAATCGAAATACTGCACCTTTCACCAAAAGCATGGTCATACCACAGATGAGTGCATGATTGCCAAGGATCTCCTAGAGCGCTTAGCGCGGCAAGGACACCTTGATAAATTCATTGTAGGACACATGCAGAAACGTCAAATTCCAAGCTCCGACCAACCTGCAACAACTTCATCATCCAAAGAAAAGGACAAAGCCCCGGCTCAGCCCAGAGGGGTGATTAACTGTATTTCAGGGGGATATTCCGGTGGAGGAGAAACAAACTCGGCAAGAAAACGCACATACAGGGCTATGTTGGCGGTTGATCACTCTTCTAGCCATTCTCAACCAACCCCAGACGTTCCTGAGATGACTTTTGGCTGTTCTGATTTTAAATCCAACCACATGAACTATGACGATCCCGTGGTGATCTCGATTCAGTTGGGAGACCTTATTGTTCGGAAAGTGCTGCTTGATCCTGGGAGCAGCGCCGACGTACTATTCTTCGCCACATTCCAGAAAATGAAGCTCAGCACTCATATCCTGCAAGCTTACTCGGGAGATCTAGTTGGATTTTCAGGAGAACGAGTCCCTGTGCTGGGatctgtgtggttacaaaccacactcggtGAGCAACCCCTAACTAAGACATAGGATATACAATATCTCGTGGTCGATTGCTTTAGTCCTTATAATCTCATATTAGGAAGACCTTTTTTAAATAGATTTGCTGCTATTGTTTCCACTTTTCATCTTTGTATCAAGTTTCCTGTGCAGGATAACATAGTTGCAACTGTACATGGTGACCTACATGAAGCACGACAATGCTACAATACCAGCCTCAAGCCGATTAAAAGAAGCACTCAGGCACGTGTCAATTCCATACAATCTGGACGACCATTGCTAAACGAGCTCGAACCAAGGGCCGACTTTGAAGATCGCCCTACACCAAACGAAGATCTGGAAAAGGTCATCCTCAAGGAGGATCCAACCAAGTTTACATTCATCGGAACATCTATTACCAAAGAGGAAAAGCAAAAGCTGATCAACTGCTTACGCCAGAACGCTGACCTATTTGCTTGGACTTCAGGAGATATGCCAGGGATAGACCCAGCAGTGATCACACATAAATTACAAATCAATCCAACAGCTCGGCCGATCTCCCAAAAGAAAAGGAACCTCGGGACCGAGAAACGATTAGCGTCCGTGGCCGAGGTCAAGAAGCTCATTGACGCCGAGTTTATCAGAGAACTCCGCTTCACAACATGGTTGGCCAACATCGTCATGGTAAAAAAACAtaacggtaaatggcgcatgtgcgtcgactttactgATTTAAATAAGGCCTGCCCCAAGGATGCTTATCCTTTGCCAAATATTGACACCCTGGTTGACAATTCCTGTGGCTATGGTACCTTgagtttcatggatgcatactctggttaCAACCAGATCCTTATGCATCCatccgaccaagaaaaaacacaTTTATAACTGAATATGGTAACTATTGTTATAATGTTATGCCTTTTAgattaaagaatgcaggtgcaacttACCAGCGACTCATGAACAAGGTCTTTGAGGAACAAATCGGCCGAAACATCGAGGTATATGTCGATGACATGGTCGTCAAAACAAAGATCGGCCACCCTCACACACAAGACCTTGAGGAGATATTTGCACAAatcaaaaaatataacataaggCTGAACCCCGAGAAGTGTGCTTTTGGCGTCCAAGGCGGCAAATTCCTTGGATTTATCCTGACAAGCGAGGTattgaagcaaacccagaaaAGTGTCAAGCAATACTTAACATGCAAAGTCCGACAACTATAAAAGAAGTGCAACGTTTAACAGGCAGATTAGCAGCTTTATCCAGATTCCTCCCATGCTTGGCATCTAAGTCACACAGCTTTTTTCAATGCCtgaaaaaagacaaaaaattctTTACTTGGACTGAAGAGTGCGAAAAAGCGTTCGCCGATTTAAAACAACTCCTTTCAAAACCACCAATTTTACAGAAGCCCAAGCTCGGCAAACCACTATATTTGTATTTATCTATCACTGACGTGGCGATTAGTTCTGTTCTCATTGCAGAAGAAGATAAGCAAAAGCGACCAGTCTATTTTGTGAGCAAGTCATTACAGAATGCGGAACTTCGTTATCCAAGACTCGAGAAGCTCGCCTTGGCCCTGGTCTTCTCTGCAAGACGACTCCGACCTTATTTTCAAAGCCACACAATCATCGTCAGAACCGATCACCCACTTTGTTAAATACTCAGTAAGCCTGAATTAGCAGGCCGACTAATTAAGTGGTCTATCGAACTTTACGAGTTTGACATCTTATACCAGCCACGAGGTGCTGTCAAACCACAATGGTTAGCCGATTTTGTTGCAGAATTGACAACTCACACCCAGAACAGGTAAACCATACGTGGACCTTGTTTGTTGATGGTGCCTCAAACCCTCAAGGGTCTAGAGCCGGCATACTACTGGAAAGCTCAGACGGCATAGTCCTGGAGCACTCTCTCCGTTTCTCCTTCAAAGCCAGCAATAACCAAGCGGAATACGAGGCCCTCATAGCCGGGCTCAGGTTAGCAGCCGATTTAAATATTACAAACTTAACAATACTTTGTGACTCTTTATTAGTTGTTCAACAAGTAAACAGAAGTTTCCAAGCAAAAGATCagattttactaaaatatttagaTGTTGTTCAACAACTGTTAGCAAACTTTCTGGACGTTAAAATACACCACATACCTAGAGAACAAAATCATAGAGCAGATGTTTTGTCAAAATTAGCAACAACACAAGCACACACTGCCAAACTGTTGCAATCAACTCTAGATAAACCAAGCATTGATACAATAAGGATTCTAACCACCCTGAATAAGGACAGTTGGCAAAATTCTTATATCCAGTACCTCCGCCATGGTTCTATTCATGATGAAATTCAAGATAAGAAAAAGTTTAAGAGACAAGCATCTTTCTTTACATTGTTAAATAACATTTTATATAGGCGGGGTTACTCTCGACCTCTCTTAAAATGTTTGGACAGGGCTGAAGCCGACCTTATTTTATCCGAAGCCCACGAAGGCATATGTGGAATACACACCGGAGCTCGAAGCTTAGCACAAAAGGTTTTACGAGCCGGATTTTACTGGCCCACATTGTGGGAAGACAGCGGCAAAAAAGTCAAGACCTGTGACAAGTGCCAGAAGCACGCACCGATCATTAACCTACCTGCCGAGGAACTTCATCATTCCGTGGTAAGCTGGCCTTTCAACAGATGGGGCATCGACATCCTCGGCCCTTTCTCCACGGCCTCGGGACAGGTAAAATATCTGGTAGTTGCCATCGATTACTTTTCTAAGTGGATCGAGGCACAGCCTTTAGCAAAAATAACATCGTCACAAATGGTTAATTTCGTGTGGAAGTATATTATCTGTAGATTCGGCATACCACAACACATTATTACTGACAATGGTCGACAATTTACCGAccataatttcaaagaatttttgCAGAATTTAAGAATCAGGCAACACTTCTCatctgtagaacacccacaatCAAACGGGTTGGCGGAGGCAGCGAACAAGGTCCTCTTACAAGCCTTAAGGAAAAAGCTCGATAACGCGAAAGGGGCGTGGGCCAAGCTTATTCCTGAGGTGCTATGGGCATATAACACTACAACACACTCAACAACTAAGGAAACTCCGTTTCGTCTAGTATACGGCTCGGAGGCGATGATCCCCATCGAAGTCTCACAAAGCTCGCTGAGAACGCAAGCTATAAATCATGACCAAGCTCGGTTGGCCGAGCTTGACCTAGTCGAAGAAATCCGAGATATAGCAGTTGTTCGGCACCGAGCATTACAACAGCAACTTGCCCGACGATATTCAAAGAAAGTAATTCCCAGAGGATTCCACATCGGCGACTTAGTACTAAGAAAAACAGAACAGGCTCGCCGAACTTCCACCCACGGAAAGCTCGCAGCAACTTGGGACGGTCCATACCGAGTATGTGAAGTTTTAGGAAAAGGCGCCTACAAGTTAGAACATTTAGATGGAGACAAAATCTCCAGCACATGGAATTTACACTCCTTAAAGCGATACTACAGTTAAGGACAACAGCATgctagtactctttttcctaccttGAGATTTTTCCCAAAAGAGGTTTTGCTCaagaaggttttaacgaggctagcttACCGACATATAACATGTGAAGGTACTATTCATAATAAAACTCAACATTTTGTAGcatattttcatgcattttttcaGTTAAAACTGTTACCAAACTATCAGACTTCGACGACCTTTTCACGAAAAGGTTACCAAACCAAGTCCCATTATTCAGTAACGAATGCGCAACATTTAAGCAAATACTAAACGCTTAAATAACAACACAGTCAAAATATCCTCATAAGGATAAGTCAGAATCTTAACAAGCATTCAGAAAAGACAAAACAAAGTTTCCAGCACATACATAAATAACAGATCCTATTCCAAAAAGTAAGAGGCAAGGTTCCACAAAAATACAGCCCAAAATGCTAATAAAAGCCCTAATCAGCTAAGTTATCATCGCCTTCCTCGGCAGCTTCCTTGTCATCAGCAAGCTCGCCTTCACGAATTATTTTCCCAGGGTCCATAGCAGAGAAGTCTGCCTCAGGTACAAGAAATTTTGCCTGGGTCACAGCTCGCTCAAACCCCTCTGCAAATGCATCCAGAATGTCACCCTCTTTGGCACCTCCATTTCTTTCATTTTAGAGGTCAATTCAATAACTTGGTTGCCTAGACTGATGAGATCCTCTTCCTTCTTCGCCAATAACTTCACTGTCTTTTCTCGACCTTCCTTCTCACCCTTTAATTCACTTTCAACTTCAGAAAATTTTTCTTTCAGATTAGATAAGGACTTGTCTTTCAACAAAAGCTCCTCTTTTAAAGCAACAGCTGCAGAAGCATCATTTgacaatttcttgtgtttcttctctTGACTGCGACCAATACTAGCAAGACGAAACCCCAGAACCTGCCATTCAAAACGACAATAAGTAAGTAACTATATTATTTTCTGTATAAGTCAGCAAGACTGGAAAAGAAAACTAACCTGCAGAAATTGGTCGACTCCTATGTCCccgacctcctccaccaaagaaacGTCGGTAGATGATTGAACAACCTCATCAGCAACAATATTAAACGGAAACTTCGGACACCAAACAGAAGAACTCTCCCCTTCATTATCAAAAGCGTgcaatttttcttgtttcaaggtAAAACTCGACAAATCTTCCAATGATAACATCTCTTGCTTACTTCCTCCACCATCCAACTCCACCAAATctgttttccttttcttaaacACAATTTCCTTTTTCTTCGGAGGTTGGTTAACCTCGGCTCCACCATCAACCTTTTCCAGGTTTGAAGAGGAACCTTCAAAATTTTTTGCCTTAAACCGAGACCTTAGGCTTGAGGCCGATACTCCAGGATACTTCCccgctacaaaaaaaaaaattataagaatattAGAACAAATATATCTCACATAAAAAAGCCTACATCCACAAAATTCCTCACCTAGATAATCCAAAACGGCCGATCTGTCATCCTCCCAGGGGAGCAACTCTGAGACAGACACTAAACCACCCTTGTCAACCATTTCAATCAGAAAAGACAATATGCATTCATTCCGACCACTAATAAGCTCGGGGCCTAGTATATGATTTGGTTGGCAACACCAATACATGGGAAATTTCTCTCCCAGGTGCTCATCAAGATAAAACGGGAACTCCTTATCTACAGATTTTACCTTTAGAAACATTTCTTTAAAATCTTTGAAAGATGATTTATAAAGTTTGAAAACAGAAAAACCTGGGGTGCTATTCAGATTTATCCACAACCCCTTCCAAACACCCTTGGCTTGAAATAGTGAAAAGAATAACTCTAAATCTGTTTCAACTTCAAGAAACTccatcaaaatttcaaaacattTGATAAATGCCCAACCGTTAGGATGAATTTGAGAGGGGGCACAATTCATCTGTGTCATAACATCACACTCAAAGCTGGAGAACGGAAGCTTAACACGCAACTCCTCCAACACAGGGCTATACATATAAAAACTCTCAAAATCTTTCCTCCTATGATAGACTCGATCAGACCGACTGCATGGCAACAATTCCAGACGAAACCTTGGTTTCACTATCCTGGACAAAACCACTCTGCCAACACTATCTACATCTGCGAAAAGCGAAGCTCGTATCTGAACATCACTATCTACCCAGTCATAAGACTCACTGTCTTCAACCTTGGGTAAtgcctttttctttctctcactcatttttgtaaacgaaataaataaaagtactTCTGAGAATAAGAAATGAAGGAAATTTCACTAACCTCTAGTACTCATTCTCCTTAAAAGCCTCTGATGATTTCTTGTACTGCAACGAAAGAAAAACACCAAGTCCCCTTCCTTTTCATTTAACAAAACTTTTCAGTTCCGTAAGATGATATCAGCCGTTCGAGTCCACCCACTCTCAACGGTAGATGCAACGCATTGGAAATAGCACAACTATTATTAACACAATAAATAAAGTGTGCTACGAAAAACCACAAGAATTAATTCCCATTACCCTTCCATCTCCCAAACCCTTTCAAAACAAAACGGTTTTACTTAAATGAACCACGTTAAGCTGGGGGCTCCATATGCCGAGCTATAACTCGCTAATGACCATTTAAAAGCTTAACCTGTCTCTTTTAAGTCAGgacaagcttgggggctgtgatatgaCCAGTAAACATCGGTTACGAGTTATAGCTCGGAAACGCATAATTTTCAATTATAACCGACCTTTTTGAAGGACAGCATTAATCTCTAATTGATAACGTCGGATATGCAATCAATCCTCTCCTCAGGCGTTACAACCTCGTCCACACGGGTATAAAGGGACGAGGAAACAACCAAAGGTAAGATCATCTTTTTATGAAAGAATATTCATACACCTATATCACtctgctaacttaagcatcggagtgcctttgcaggtactcAACCTCCCCGCTCTAGTCAACCGACGTATACCACACTTTTCTGGAAAAGATCACCGACCTTCGTCAAGAGCCGAGTTATATCTCCGTTCAGgcaagaacatatatatatatatatatatatatatatatatatatatatatatatatatatatatattatcacttTTTCACGTAATTCGATTTTTTTTCTGTGCACGAAGTCATCTAAATATTTCACTTGTGGTATAGgtcataaaaaaattcttttaaaacagtaaaatttattatttttggccaatatttttagttattagtctattttttttatttagcaattcaacaatatattttaattcataCTTTAAAACATTATTAACTAACTGATAACAAAAACATTTTATTGACTCTTTAATATTCTTGTTTTTTGTACCGATAATGCATttgaactaaaaaaaaattattgatgtgCCGAACATTTTCTGCATTATTCATGCTGGCGAAGTCAGTAATATAATGGCGACAAACGTATGGTCAAGCATCGGAAAAACATATGGTACGGCTGATgagtataattattatatatatatatatatatatatatatatatatatatatatatatatggaaagtTAAGAGAAATTTCCTCTCTGATCTCTAATAATGTGCTTAGAGTTATTTA
This region of Arachis hypogaea cultivar Tifrunner chromosome 8, arahy.Tifrunner.gnm2.J5K5, whole genome shotgun sequence genomic DNA includes:
- the LOC140174665 gene encoding uncharacterized protein, which codes for MSERKKKALPKVEDSESYDWVDSDVQIRASLFADVDSVGRVVLSRIVKPRFRLELLPCSRSDRVYHRRKDFESFYMYSPVLEELRVKLPFSSFECDVMTQMNCAPSQIHPNGWAFIKCFEILMEFLEVETDLELFFSLFQAKGVWKGLWINLNSTPGFSVFKLYKSSFKDFKEMFLKVKSVDKEFPFYLDEHLGEKFPMYWCCQPNHILGPELISGRNECILSFLIEMVDKGGLVSVSELLPWEDDRSAVLDYLGEEFCGCRLFYVRYICSNILIIFFFVAGKYPGVSASSLRSRFKAKNFEGSSSNLEKVDGGAEVNQPPKKKEIVFKKRKTDLVELDGGGSKQEMLSLEDLSSFTLKQEKLHAFDNEGESSSVWCPKFPFNIVADEVVQSSTDVSLVEEVGDIGVDQFLQVLGFRLASIGRSQEKKHKKLSNDASAAVALKEELLLKDKSLSNLKEKFSEVESELKGEKEGREKTVKLLAKKEEDLIKGFERAVTQAKFLVPEADFSAMDPGKIIREGELADDKEAAEEGDDNLAD